A stretch of Lysinibacillus agricola DNA encodes these proteins:
- a CDS encoding superoxide dismutase, with translation MAYELPQLTYAYDALEPHIDAKTMEIHHSKHHNTYVTNLNAAVEGTEFAEKDINDLIANIDALPADKQTAVRNNGGGHANHSLFWELIAPGGSNTPVGEVAKAIDAKFGSFDAFKEEFAKAATTRFGSGWAWLIVDGDSVAVTSTPNQDSPVMEGKTPILGLDVWEHAYYLNYQNRRPDYIGAFWNVVNWDVVEAKFQAAK, from the coding sequence ATGGCTTATGAATTACCACAATTAACTTACGCTTATGACGCATTAGAACCACATATCGATGCAAAAACAATGGAAATTCACCATTCTAAACACCACAATACTTATGTAACAAATTTAAACGCAGCAGTAGAAGGTACTGAATTTGCTGAAAAAGACATTAACGATCTTATCGCAAACATTGATGCTCTTCCAGCTGACAAACAAACTGCTGTACGTAACAACGGTGGCGGACATGCTAACCATTCATTATTCTGGGAACTAATCGCTCCAGGCGGTTCAAACACTCCAGTTGGCGAAGTTGCAAAAGCAATCGATGCTAAATTCGGTTCTTTCGATGCATTCAAAGAAGAATTTGCAAAAGCTGCTACAACTCGCTTCGGTTCAGGTTGGGCTTGGTTAATCGTTGATGGTGACTCAGTTGCTGTTACATCTACTCCAAACCAAGACTCACCAGTTATGGAAGGTAAAACTCCAATCCTAGGTTTAGACGTTTGGGAGCATGCTTACTACTTAAACTACCAAAACCGTCGTCCAGATTACATCGGTGCATTCTGGAACGTAGTAAACTGGGATGTAGTGGAAGCTAAATTCCAAGCTGCAAAATAA
- a CDS encoding DUF1189 family protein: protein MKHSQLFIDSLIHPKKLAAYRLLPIGKVIQYTFLLITVVTVFSFGRFTAGMSVDTFDMDSLNGITEYIEGIKWLLYPVTFIMLFVFTTMLIFAQIALYALAGLFILKIMKRRGEYRHIWRTTTFAMTWAILISMLSDYLPINSTIISVFSLLLTMTLLIVALTKYPKQPISK, encoded by the coding sequence ATGAAACACTCACAACTATTTATCGATAGCTTAATTCATCCCAAAAAACTAGCTGCCTATCGTTTATTACCTATCGGAAAAGTCATCCAATATACCTTTCTTCTAATTACTGTTGTTACAGTTTTCTCTTTTGGTCGTTTTACGGCTGGTATGTCTGTCGATACATTTGATATGGATAGTTTAAATGGCATAACAGAATACATAGAAGGCATTAAATGGTTATTGTATCCCGTGACATTCATCATGCTTTTTGTTTTTACAACGATGCTTATTTTTGCACAAATTGCTCTCTATGCATTGGCAGGTCTATTTATCTTAAAAATCATGAAGCGTCGCGGTGAATATCGTCATATTTGGCGTACTACAACATTTGCTATGACTTGGGCAATTCTTATAAGTATGCTTTCAGATTATCTACCGATTAACAGTACAATTATCTCTGTTTTTTCATTACTGTTAACGATGACTCTATTAATCGTAGCCTTGACAAAATATCCAAAACAACCAATCTCAAAATAA
- a CDS encoding Na/Pi cotransporter family protein: MTIDWQSILFQFLGGLGVFLFSIKFMGDGLQKSADDRLREWLNRFTTNPLMGVLVGIIVTICIQSSSATTVITVGLVSAGFLTLRQAIGVIMGANIGTTITAFIIGINIGIYFYPLLAIGAGLLFFFKKATYQHIGQIVFGFGGLFLGLELMSASMQSLHQLADLTSLTLHLSSQPIVGIFLGTVFTLLVQSSTATVGVLQGLYAEHLIGLDSALPILFGENIGTTITAVLASLGASIYAKRAAAAHVLFNVIGTIIFMVFFTPFMQYVQWISGLLHLEAKMQIAIAHGSFNVINMMIQLPFIAGLATLVTKLVPGHDGNIDVTTKHLDPSFIDSSPAIALGQAKEEVLRMGEHALHGLEETFLYMKTGEATHIPTVLQLEVALNHLDKEITNYLVMVSKQPLSRADSVRHHTLLTNVRDIERIGDHFENILELLQYKDHHEVNLSKSARQDLIGMFSLAIEAVRKSIEALDTASLSLAQEVTELESLIDDMEDKLRQKHIARLNKNECNGAAGIVYTDIVSNLERIGDHAVNIADSILGIRH, encoded by the coding sequence TTGACAATAGATTGGCAAAGCATACTGTTTCAATTTTTAGGTGGTTTAGGAGTCTTTTTATTTTCCATTAAATTTATGGGGGATGGGCTCCAAAAATCAGCAGATGATCGACTGCGTGAATGGTTGAATCGTTTTACAACAAATCCTTTAATGGGTGTGTTAGTGGGCATAATTGTGACGATTTGTATCCAGTCGAGCTCTGCCACGACAGTGATTACGGTTGGGCTAGTGAGTGCAGGCTTTTTAACATTGCGTCAAGCAATTGGCGTCATCATGGGAGCAAATATTGGCACGACAATAACCGCATTTATTATTGGTATTAATATCGGCATTTATTTTTATCCATTATTGGCGATTGGAGCTGGATTGTTATTTTTCTTTAAGAAAGCGACGTACCAGCATATTGGGCAAATAGTATTTGGCTTTGGGGGATTATTTTTAGGATTAGAGCTAATGAGTGCAAGCATGCAGTCACTTCATCAATTAGCAGATTTAACATCATTAACGCTTCATCTAAGTAGTCAGCCCATTGTAGGGATTTTTCTAGGAACCGTTTTTACATTGCTTGTTCAAAGCTCAACAGCAACTGTTGGCGTGCTACAGGGCTTGTATGCTGAGCATTTAATTGGTTTAGATAGTGCATTACCTATTTTATTTGGCGAAAATATAGGCACGACTATTACAGCAGTTTTAGCTTCACTCGGTGCTTCTATATATGCTAAACGTGCAGCGGCGGCCCATGTGCTATTCAATGTTATAGGTACTATCATTTTCATGGTGTTTTTCACACCATTTATGCAGTATGTTCAGTGGATTAGTGGGTTACTCCATTTAGAAGCGAAAATGCAAATAGCGATAGCGCATGGCTCATTTAATGTTATTAACATGATGATTCAGCTACCATTTATCGCAGGATTGGCTACACTCGTCACGAAGTTAGTTCCTGGACATGATGGAAATATTGATGTGACAACGAAGCATTTAGATCCATCATTCATTGATTCCTCTCCGGCGATTGCACTTGGTCAAGCGAAGGAGGAAGTGTTACGCATGGGTGAGCATGCACTCCATGGTTTAGAAGAAACATTTTTATATATGAAAACAGGTGAAGCTACTCATATTCCTACAGTTTTACAGTTAGAAGTGGCTCTCAATCATTTAGATAAGGAAATTACGAATTATTTAGTGATGGTGTCTAAGCAACCACTCTCTCGTGCAGACTCAGTAAGACACCATACACTTTTAACAAATGTACGAGACATTGAACGTATAGGCGATCATTTTGAAAATATTTTAGAGCTTCTTCAATATAAAGATCATCATGAGGTAAATTTAAGTAAGTCAGCACGACAAGATTTAATAGGCATGTTTAGCTTAGCAATTGAAGCTGTTCGTAAGAGCATAGAGGCTCTGGATACGGCAAGTTTGAGCTTGGCACAAGAAGTAACTGAGCTCGAAAGCTTGATAGATGACATGGAAGATAAGCTAAGACAAAAGCATATTGCACGCTTAAATAAAAATGAATGTAATGGAGCTGCAGGAATCGTCTATACAGATATCGTTAGCAATTTAGAGCGTATAGGAGATCATGCTGTTAATATAGCTGACTCTATTTTAGGAATTCGACATTAA
- a CDS encoding helix-turn-helix transcriptional regulator — protein MNREQLITLISEKLKLIRTEKDLTQDQMSDLLGISKKTLVQIEKGRIQTGWTTTVAVCALCRESSILQHELGGDPLEVVDLIANNGTLHPREKTMGGYIWWKCLSEYNGYRLQQNVISQHFRILDKDNYRLLSTFDESIAKQAWEELNE, from the coding sequence ATGAACCGTGAACAATTAATCACACTTATTTCAGAAAAACTGAAATTAATCCGTACTGAAAAAGATTTAACACAGGATCAGATGAGTGATTTACTAGGAATCTCTAAAAAAACACTTGTTCAAATTGAAAAAGGACGCATTCAAACTGGCTGGACCACAACGGTTGCGGTTTGCGCATTATGCCGAGAAAGCTCAATTTTACAGCATGAGCTCGGTGGTGACCCACTTGAGGTTGTCGACTTAATCGCTAATAATGGAACGTTACATCCTAGGGAAAAAACGATGGGCGGATACATATGGTGGAAATGCCTTAGCGAGTACAATGGTTATCGCCTACAACAAAACGTCATTAGTCAACATTTTCGAATTTTAGATAAAGACAACTATCGACTACTATCAACATTTGACGAGTCAATAGCCAAGCAAGCATGGGAAGAGCTTAATGAATAA
- a CDS encoding MerR family transcriptional regulator, whose product MDYYTNIGLLEAERSTSNYRYYTPAMIERLHFIEQRKQEGLSLIEIQHELNITPYEEIDVQMLRLKMQDLEQDVTSLLEQMNKQDNKNIEKIKKNVSPESVALMQSLLLLIHN is encoded by the coding sequence ATCGATTATTATACAAACATTGGCCTGTTGGAAGCAGAACGTTCTACATCAAATTATCGCTACTATACCCCTGCAATGATTGAACGACTTCATTTTATTGAGCAACGCAAACAGGAGGGTCTTTCACTCATAGAAATACAACATGAACTAAACATCACTCCGTATGAAGAAATCGATGTACAAATGCTGCGTTTAAAAATGCAAGACTTAGAGCAGGATGTAACTTCTCTACTTGAACAAATGAACAAACAAGACAATAAAAATATTGAAAAGATTAAAAAAAATGTTTCACCCGAAAGTGTTGCACTCATGCAATCTTTGCTTTTACTTATTCATAATTAG
- a CDS encoding 5' nucleotidase, NT5C type, producing the protein MKKPRFGIDIDGTVTCPSTLIPHINKQYNVNITLDDVCEYDFLSAFPHPVDRVAFNTWFKENEPFMYEVSEAAKDVKDILNTWKENYELYYISARGENVSDVTVNWFKSQSIPYDHIELIGSHDKVSVAKRHGVEAFFEDKHDNAVMLAEELKIPVVLFDTPYNRLAVPDNVVRVYNWQEANQFITNYFK; encoded by the coding sequence ATGAAAAAGCCCCGCTTTGGTATTGATATCGATGGAACGGTGACATGTCCTAGTACACTCATTCCACATATCAATAAACAATACAATGTAAATATTACACTGGACGATGTGTGCGAATATGATTTTTTATCAGCATTTCCCCACCCTGTTGATCGTGTAGCATTTAATACATGGTTTAAAGAAAATGAGCCATTTATGTACGAAGTATCTGAAGCAGCTAAAGATGTGAAAGATATTTTAAATACGTGGAAAGAAAACTACGAACTTTATTACATCTCTGCTCGTGGTGAGAACGTATCAGATGTTACGGTAAATTGGTTTAAATCACAATCTATTCCGTACGATCATATCGAGCTCATCGGTAGTCACGATAAGGTTTCCGTTGCAAAAAGACATGGTGTTGAGGCATTTTTTGAGGATAAGCATGATAATGCGGTCATGCTTGCGGAGGAATTAAAAATACCTGTCGTATTATTTGACACTCCGTATAATCGTCTTGCTGTTCCGGACAATGTCGTACGAGTTTATAATTGGCAAGAAGCCAACCAATTTATCACCAACTATTTTAAATAA
- the ispG gene encoding flavodoxin-dependent (E)-4-hydroxy-3-methylbut-2-enyl-diphosphate synthase, with product MSEICHRSNTRPVRVGNLTIGGSNELFIQSMCTTKTHDVEATVAEILRLEEAGCQIVRVAVPDERAADAIAEIKKRIHIPLVADIHFDYKLALKAIENGIDKVRINPGNIGRKEKVEAVVNAAKAKGIPIRIGVNAGSLERHILEKYGYPTADGMVESALHHIKILEDLDFHDIIVSMKASDVNLAIEAYEKASKAFNYPLHLGITESGTLFAGTVKSAAGLGAILSKGIGNTLRISLSADPVEEIKVARELLKSFGLASNMATLISCPTCGRIEIDLISIANEVEEYISKLNVPLKVAVLGCAVNGPGEAREADIGIAGARGEGLLFMKGKTVRKVPEETMVEELKKEIDKLAAEMAEKRAAEEAEKANA from the coding sequence ATGAGTGAAATTTGTCACCGTTCAAATACACGTCCCGTGCGTGTCGGTAACTTAACAATTGGTGGTAGTAATGAATTATTCATTCAAAGTATGTGTACAACAAAAACACATGATGTCGAAGCAACAGTAGCAGAAATTCTTCGTCTTGAGGAAGCGGGCTGTCAAATTGTTCGTGTCGCAGTACCAGATGAGCGTGCAGCGGATGCGATTGCAGAAATAAAAAAACGTATCCATATTCCATTAGTAGCTGATATTCACTTTGACTATAAATTAGCATTAAAAGCAATTGAAAATGGTATCGATAAAGTTCGTATTAACCCAGGTAATATTGGGCGTAAAGAAAAAGTAGAGGCTGTTGTTAATGCAGCTAAGGCTAAAGGTATTCCAATTCGTATCGGGGTAAACGCTGGTTCATTAGAGCGTCATATTTTAGAAAAATATGGTTACCCTACTGCAGACGGTATGGTAGAATCTGCCCTTCACCACATTAAAATTTTAGAAGACTTGGACTTCCACGATATTATCGTATCCATGAAGGCATCAGACGTAAATCTAGCGATTGAAGCCTATGAGAAAGCGTCTAAAGCTTTTAATTACCCTCTACACTTAGGGATTACAGAATCAGGTACATTATTTGCTGGTACTGTAAAATCTGCGGCTGGCCTTGGTGCAATCCTATCAAAAGGAATTGGTAATACATTACGTATTTCTCTATCTGCTGATCCTGTTGAAGAGATAAAAGTAGCACGTGAGCTATTAAAATCATTCGGTCTTGCTTCTAATATGGCAACCCTGATTTCATGCCCAACATGTGGTCGCATCGAAATTGACTTAATTTCAATTGCCAATGAAGTAGAAGAATATATTTCTAAACTTAATGTACCGTTAAAAGTAGCTGTTCTTGGCTGTGCGGTAAACGGTCCTGGTGAAGCACGCGAAGCCGATATCGGTATTGCTGGTGCTCGTGGTGAAGGTTTACTATTTATGAAAGGCAAAACAGTTCGTAAAGTGCCTGAAGAAACAATGGTAGAAGAGTTGAAAAAGGAAATCGATAAATTAGCAGCTGAAATGGCAGAAAAACGTGCGGCAGAAGAAGCAGAAAAAGCGAACGCCTAG
- a CDS encoding DUF456 domain-containing protein, which translates to MEFVGWILVIACFIISFIGLVYPIIPGVLFLLGGFLVYGLFFSFTELSWWFWASEIIFVVILFGADTVANAFGIKKFGGSNAGMWGSTIGLLIGPFVIPVAGILAGPFLGAVIAELIVERRTFGEAVKSGVGSLVGFLASTFAKAVIQIVMIVVFFIAI; encoded by the coding sequence ATGGAATTTGTTGGCTGGATCTTAGTGATTGCCTGCTTTATCATTTCGTTTATTGGCTTGGTGTACCCAATCATTCCAGGTGTGCTTTTTTTACTCGGTGGTTTTTTAGTATATGGATTATTTTTCTCATTTACAGAGTTAAGCTGGTGGTTCTGGGCGAGTGAGATTATCTTTGTTGTCATTTTATTTGGTGCTGATACTGTAGCAAACGCCTTTGGTATTAAAAAATTCGGTGGCTCAAATGCTGGGATGTGGGGCAGTACCATTGGTTTATTAATTGGCCCGTTCGTCATTCCAGTTGCAGGTATATTAGCTGGACCATTTTTAGGAGCGGTGATTGCAGAGTTAATCGTAGAGCGCCGTACATTTGGAGAAGCTGTGAAAAGCGGTGTTGGCTCTCTCGTTGGATTTTTAGCATCAACATTTGCCAAAGCAGTGATTCAAATCGTCATGATTGTTGTGTTCTTTATAGCAATTTGA
- a CDS encoding hemolysin family protein: protein METILNLSIFTILLAFTGFFVATEFAIVKVRSSRLDQLIAEGNKRAISAKHVVSHLDEYLSACQLGITVTALGIGMVGEKTFEFMLHPLFAMIGISDKYMTIFTIGSAFAIATFLHVVIGELAPKTAAIQKAETITLRFAKPIMLFYKVMYPFIWFLNGSARVLVGLFGMKPASEHELSHTEEELRLLLSESFKSGEINKTELKFVNNVFEFDERIAREIMVPRTEIAGIEKNESFTNIIHFIDAEKYTRYPVYDGDRDNILGFINAKELFTHGLLEQLTDDSLVLEDFINPVIRVIETIPIQKLLVRMQKERIHMAILMDEYGGTSGLVTVEDILEEIVGEIRDEFDDDEIAEIRKVSDNHYILNAKMLIEDVENLLNVTLDAEEVETLGGWFLTVNNGIKATKNIELASYVFSIYEQQGHQIHYIEVRPLRKTVPTVIEA from the coding sequence TTGGAGACCATACTTAACTTATCGATTTTTACCATTTTATTAGCTTTTACTGGTTTTTTCGTGGCAACAGAATTTGCCATTGTCAAAGTACGTTCCTCAAGGCTTGACCAATTGATTGCGGAGGGCAATAAAAGAGCCATCTCTGCAAAGCATGTTGTCAGTCATTTAGACGAATACCTATCTGCCTGTCAGCTTGGAATCACTGTAACAGCACTTGGTATCGGGATGGTCGGTGAAAAAACCTTTGAATTTATGCTACACCCTCTTTTTGCAATGATCGGCATTTCAGATAAATATATGACGATTTTCACAATTGGTAGCGCTTTTGCCATTGCAACATTTTTACACGTTGTTATCGGCGAGTTAGCACCAAAAACTGCTGCGATTCAAAAGGCTGAAACGATTACACTTCGTTTTGCCAAACCTATTATGTTGTTCTATAAAGTGATGTATCCATTTATCTGGTTCTTGAACGGTTCAGCTCGAGTATTAGTTGGCCTATTTGGTATGAAGCCTGCTTCTGAGCATGAATTATCACATACAGAGGAAGAATTACGATTACTGCTATCTGAAAGCTTTAAAAGTGGTGAAATCAATAAGACAGAGCTGAAGTTTGTGAATAATGTCTTTGAATTTGATGAACGTATCGCTCGTGAAATAATGGTTCCTCGAACAGAAATTGCTGGCATCGAAAAAAATGAATCTTTTACAAATATCATTCATTTTATAGACGCTGAAAAATATACTCGTTATCCTGTTTATGATGGTGATCGTGATAATATTTTAGGCTTCATCAACGCGAAGGAATTGTTTACACACGGTTTGCTTGAGCAGCTAACAGACGATTCTTTAGTCCTTGAAGATTTCATTAATCCTGTAATTCGAGTAATTGAAACGATTCCAATTCAAAAATTACTTGTGCGTATGCAAAAAGAGCGAATTCATATGGCTATTTTAATGGATGAATACGGCGGGACATCCGGCCTTGTTACAGTCGAGGATATTTTAGAAGAAATTGTAGGTGAGATTCGCGATGAATTTGACGATGATGAAATTGCAGAAATCCGAAAAGTAAGTGATAATCACTATATTTTAAATGCAAAAATGCTTATTGAAGATGTTGAAAATCTATTAAATGTAACACTTGATGCAGAGGAAGTTGAAACATTGGGCGGTTGGTTTTTAACAGTGAATAATGGCATTAAAGCAACTAAAAATATCGAGTTAGCCTCATATGTTTTTAGCATATATGAGCAGCAAGGCCATCAAATTCATTACATCGAGGTTCGTCCCCTTCGCAAAACTGTACCCACTGTAATAGAAGCATAA
- a CDS encoding PstS family phosphate ABC transporter substrate-binding protein — protein MKKWKYLTMTAVMGSALMLGACGSDSAQNGNNTETNAPSSSGQDAADEKLQGAVAGDGSSTVAPIIEAVVEEYAGTQPDVKVSVGVSGTGGGFEKFIAGETDFSNASRHIKDEEKAKLEQAGIAFTELPLAYDGISVVVNPENDWAKDLTVEQLKKIWVEDGKAKKWSDIDPSWPDEKIVYYSPGTDSGTYDYFDEVILDGADLASSATLSEDDNMLVQGVAGDKNAIGFFGYAYYLENKDKLSIVNVDGVEPTNKTIESGEYAPLSRPLFVYVKNSAMKDNEAAYDFIKFTLENGGDMADAVGYVSLPEDEYSKALKTLEGLK, from the coding sequence ATGAAAAAGTGGAAGTACTTAACGATGACAGCGGTAATGGGTTCAGCTTTAATGCTAGGTGCATGTGGTAGCGACTCTGCGCAAAATGGTAACAATACAGAAACAAACGCACCATCGAGCTCAGGACAAGACGCTGCTGACGAAAAACTGCAAGGAGCTGTAGCTGGAGATGGTTCATCAACTGTTGCACCAATTATTGAAGCAGTTGTTGAAGAGTATGCAGGGACTCAACCGGATGTAAAAGTATCGGTAGGTGTTTCTGGTACTGGCGGTGGCTTTGAAAAATTCATCGCAGGTGAGACAGACTTTTCTAATGCATCTCGTCATATAAAAGATGAAGAGAAAGCAAAACTAGAGCAGGCAGGAATTGCTTTTACAGAGCTTCCTTTAGCATATGATGGCATATCAGTTGTCGTGAATCCTGAAAATGATTGGGCGAAGGATTTAACAGTTGAGCAATTAAAGAAAATTTGGGTTGAAGATGGTAAAGCTAAAAAATGGTCTGATATCGATCCATCTTGGCCAGATGAAAAAATCGTGTATTACTCACCAGGTACTGACTCAGGTACGTACGATTACTTTGATGAAGTTATTTTAGACGGTGCTGATCTAGCAAGCTCAGCAACATTATCAGAGGATGATAACATGCTAGTTCAAGGCGTTGCAGGTGATAAAAACGCAATCGGATTCTTTGGCTACGCTTACTACTTAGAAAATAAAGATAAATTAAGCATTGTGAATGTAGATGGCGTTGAGCCAACAAATAAAACAATTGAATCTGGTGAATACGCACCTCTTTCACGACCACTATTTGTATATGTGAAAAATAGTGCTATGAAAGATAATGAAGCTGCATATGATTTCATCAAATTTACACTTGAAAACGGGGGAGACATGGCAGATGCAGTTGGTTATGTCAGTCTACCTGAAGATGAATATAGTAAAGCTTTAAAAACTTTAGAAGGCTTAAAATAA
- a CDS encoding peptidoglycan D,D-transpeptidase FtsI family protein yields MRKAPGKNRAASVKAKHHSNLTFRMNVLFFAIFIVFSMLIFRLGYMQIVKGEDYVRDLERKEEVPVNTSVPRGRMYDRYGRILVDNQPENAITYTKMQTTSTEEMLEIAEKLAQLIEQPTNRVTLRDKQDFWILKNHDAAYAKVTNAEEKKIRAQENITTSQINSQIDKLVRERITHEEIMQLTDADLEVLAIYREMASGYNLSPQIIKSENVSADEFARVSERLTELTGVNTTTDWKRVKLSSLSILGRTTVPTKGIPKEKLNYYLARDYSRNDRVGESYIEAQYEELLQGQKTVVKNITNKKGQVVDTVTTYEGEPGKDLVLTLDSELTAETEKIVEEELLKLKALPGSYLLDRAFLVMMDPNTGDILSMVGKKIEKDPETGKTEVVDYSYGNFTTAYEAGSAIKAATLLTGYNLGAITPKTVLGDEPIHLLQTPVKRSIFNSGGYMSMDGLSALERSSNVYMFKTALLINETPYSYMMPLRLNDQTFPKMRNSYAQFGLGVNTGIDLPNEFSGVEGPSGPTMGGKVLDLAIGQYDTYTPLQLAQYISTVANGGYRIQPHVVKEVREPTEDGQQLGQLVTEMGPTILNRIDNSADEIDYVKKGLRRVYTGSKGTAQQEFANAPYTAAGKTGTAEVVYFGPLKEHYGTETLTFTHVGFAPYENPEIAYAVVIPWATTTRAHLTNNNVIARRAVDKYYELKAKYEDEKVTDSDVKQPILPAITKDKIGEDEQE; encoded by the coding sequence ATGCGCAAAGCACCGGGAAAAAATCGCGCGGCGAGTGTTAAAGCAAAACATCACTCTAATTTAACATTTCGTATGAATGTCCTTTTCTTTGCTATATTTATCGTATTTTCGATGTTAATTTTTAGGCTTGGCTATATGCAAATCGTAAAAGGGGAAGATTATGTACGCGATTTAGAGCGTAAAGAGGAAGTACCTGTTAATACAAGTGTGCCAAGAGGACGAATGTATGATCGATACGGGCGTATTCTAGTGGATAACCAACCAGAAAATGCGATTACGTATACGAAAATGCAGACGACATCAACGGAGGAAATGCTGGAAATAGCTGAAAAGCTGGCACAATTGATTGAGCAGCCAACAAATCGTGTCACTTTACGTGATAAACAGGATTTTTGGATATTAAAAAATCATGACGCTGCCTATGCAAAGGTAACAAATGCAGAGGAAAAGAAAATTAGAGCACAAGAAAATATTACGACAAGTCAAATCAATTCCCAGATTGATAAGCTTGTACGTGAACGCATTACACACGAAGAAATAATGCAATTGACAGATGCTGATTTAGAAGTATTAGCAATCTATCGAGAGATGGCATCAGGCTACAATTTATCACCGCAAATTATTAAGAGTGAAAATGTGTCAGCCGACGAATTTGCACGTGTCTCTGAGCGTTTAACTGAATTAACTGGCGTCAACACAACAACTGACTGGAAGCGTGTGAAATTATCATCACTCTCTATTTTAGGACGTACAACCGTACCAACAAAAGGGATTCCAAAAGAAAAGCTGAATTATTATTTAGCTCGTGATTATTCACGAAATGACCGTGTAGGTGAAAGTTATATTGAAGCTCAATATGAAGAATTACTGCAAGGGCAAAAAACAGTTGTTAAAAATATTACCAATAAAAAAGGGCAGGTAGTTGATACCGTTACGACCTATGAAGGTGAGCCTGGTAAAGATTTAGTCTTAACACTAGATAGTGAGTTAACGGCCGAAACAGAAAAAATTGTCGAGGAAGAATTGCTTAAATTAAAAGCACTTCCTGGCTCGTACTTATTAGATCGTGCCTTTTTAGTAATGATGGACCCAAATACAGGTGATATTTTATCAATGGTTGGTAAGAAGATTGAAAAAGATCCTGAAACAGGGAAAACTGAAGTTGTCGATTATTCGTATGGGAACTTTACAACAGCTTATGAGGCTGGTTCTGCAATTAAGGCAGCAACGTTACTAACTGGTTACAATCTAGGAGCCATTACACCGAAAACTGTATTAGGAGATGAACCAATCCATTTACTGCAAACACCAGTAAAAAGATCAATTTTCAATAGTGGTGGCTATATGTCAATGGATGGTTTAAGTGCACTTGAACGTTCTTCAAACGTTTATATGTTTAAAACAGCTTTGCTTATTAATGAAACACCATATAGCTACATGATGCCATTGCGTTTAAATGACCAAACATTCCCGAAAATGCGAAATTCTTATGCGCAATTCGGGCTAGGTGTAAATACAGGGATCGATTTACCAAATGAATTTAGCGGTGTGGAAGGTCCTTCTGGTCCAACGATGGGTGGTAAAGTACTCGACTTAGCGATTGGACAATATGATACGTATACACCATTACAATTGGCACAATATATTTCGACTGTAGCAAATGGTGGTTATCGTATTCAGCCACATGTTGTAAAGGAAGTACGTGAACCAACAGAAGATGGACAACAGCTTGGTCAACTAGTCACAGAAATGGGACCGACGATTTTAAATCGGATTGATAATTCTGCAGATGAAATCGATTATGTAAAAAAAGGATTACGCCGTGTTTATACAGGTTCAAAAGGTACTGCTCAACAAGAATTTGCAAATGCTCCATATACAGCGGCAGGGAAAACAGGAACAGCTGAGGTAGTGTATTTCGGACCTTTAAAAGAGCATTATGGTACGGAAACACTTACTTTTACACATGTTGGTTTTGCTCCTTATGAAAATCCTGAAATTGCCTATGCTGTTGTCATTCCGTGGGCAACAACCACGCGTGCGCATTTGACAAATAATAACGTTATTGCTCGACGTGCTGTAGATAAATATTATGAATTAAAAGCAAAATATGAAGATGAAAAAGTGACTGATAGTGATGTGAAGCAACCAATTTTACCGGCTATTACTAAAGACAAAATTGGTGAAGATGAACAAGAATAA